TATCTACAACAGGTTTATTTTTTCTTGGcatttaattcaattattttatttttcacaaaTATGGCTAATTATTTGTTTCCTCTACAAACAGAAGGGAGCAAGTAAGACGGGTAGAGATATGAACCGTGGCTATGTATGTGTAGGAGGTCGTACATTCAGAACGCTTGTTCCACACAAGCTTGGAGAAACCGTACAGGTACTACCACCCCCCGCCCCAAGAATAAAGATTTAATTGAAAAAGGTGCATCCATCATTTTCAAGAATTACACTTCAATCAAAAGCCTTTGTCAGTAAAGGATCGGAGTGCGGAGAGCGGAGTGATGGGCtgtgtgtaaaaaaatataatacagagcagcagcagcatcgctgCCTGCATACCTGAGTCGCAGCTTTCATTTCTCTCATCACTCGCAGCACTAACGGTGAAGAAAACATCATGAATTTCACACTGCTCACCTTGCACAATGCATAACTTCAAAACAAGTGAATATTCTCCTCCTTGGCACTTCATCTATCAGACAGGACCAACATGAGACAAATAACAAGTGAAGAAACACAAAgttacattattattactactactgccGACATAAATAACAGCTGAACACAAAGGGAATGTAGCACACTTGACAGAGAGGGGCTGTAGGGCCAGAGGTCTGCCGGTCCGTTAGGTGGACAGCAGTTGTTTGCTTGGAAAGTGCAATAACATGtagaacacacaaaaacattgttCCCTCTGAGAACAACGTAGTTCATATAAATGTGTAACTTGTGATCAGTGTTTGCTCAGTACTTTCCTCAATGTAAAATCAGTGTTTGTCCAGTCTGCAGTTTTATTAAACAGCATATAAGTGTTCTGgggaaaagcaaaaaaataaaaaatcaccGCAAATCCATAACGGACACAGTGTCGTTGGTGATGGTGACATGTCCCGCGTGctggaaaagacagagacaTGAGATGAGGTTAGAGCAAAGGTGTAAAACATGCCAGGTGTTTACTTGCAGGGTGTTCTATTAAGTGCAGACTTAAGGTGAAATAAAATTAGCTTACAACCCCCCTAATAACACACAATATGTAATTTGCTGAACTTCCCTGAATTTGGACTAACAATTACTTATATCATTACCTTTTCAGAATTTCCCAGCAAATATAAACAACATTCCAACTTAAACACGTGTTTGCTTTTTCCTCAGGGCCTCAGATGTgaaagattcaagattcaaaaaacccTTATTAATCCCAAAGGGCAATTATTTTGTACACTTTGATCGCTACACACACTTACATTAAGTCCGAATACATCTAATTATtggctaaagttttattattcatgttattgcatggatgaagatccaCCCttacaaaaggaggaggagtttaacagactgatggcaccggtaggaaggacatctgctggcgttctgtggagcacctaatactgatcagcctctggctgaaggtgctcctctttccagccacacactgtgtaggggtggaggtgttgtctaggatggggaggagttggaccagcatcctgctctcagctacagcatgtagggggtccagctccacccccagaacagaactagccgtcctgatcactttgtccagtctgttactgtctgctacattcatgctgctgcaccacagaccacagcctaaaacagtggccaccacagactcaaaacatcctcagcatggacctgcagacgttaaaggacatGAGCcttttctctcccagcagcacaggctggatggtgttaaatgcactggagaattGAAAGACTATGATcctgtccaggtggttgtagatgcgatggagcagatgtatgacgGCGTCATGCACTCCTAGATgtggttgatatgcaaactggagggggtcgactgagggtttgaccagagaacgcatggagtccaggatcagcctctcaaaagccttcatgatgtcagaggtcagagccacgggtctgtagtcattgaggactctgggacgtggcgttttattcactggcacaatgcatgactttttccaccaaAGAGGAAttccctccagctgcaggctccgtctgtgttccagtttcatCCTGtgagcctccttcccctccccgATTTTGACTGACCGCTCTATCTGGACACTCCTAGCTTCCTCCCTGTCCCCGGACCTGAATGCTTTCTGAAAGGCTTTTGGTTTTACATTTGACCTTCTCCTAAAACCAGTTTATCTTTCAGTTTGGCACTAAATTCGCCAAAATACGTTTGGGTTTAATCTTGCACTAGTATTTTTAACCTCAGATGATAGAAAGCTATTTTACATCTAAAGATTTGCTATTCAAAAGAAACGCTGCAGAATGGTGCTGCAAGTTGTCTATGGTGCCTGTGTTTGCAGAAAAAGAGTTtgctgattttgtttgtttaaattggATTATGCCTCaaacaaatatatacaaaaaGTTCAATAAATTGTATCAAGTCAAAAGAATATTTTGTGCAATTTTGAAGACCAGAGTTATGTCATCAAGCCTGTTCACAGTTCAGTTTTCCTTGTGATTTAAACTGAGAATactgtgcagctctgcttcaTGCTGCACCAGCTCTAGGACAGAGGATCAAAACCTACACGTGACTGGCTATAGAGACTTACTGAAAATAGAGGGGGTTCTTTGCTGTGAGGGTGAAAGCctttttgtttgcatgtggaGATCTCGTCTGTTCCTCGATCCGTCAACCGGAAGTAGCCGATcctacaataaaaaacaaacaaacacaataacagTGACTCTATAGTGTGTGGAGATAATAAACTGACTTAAACattaaaagaggaggaggaagaccaCGCTGCTGTCTGACTTACTCATTGAACTTAGGCGAGCAAACAATAGCAATGGCCTCTGGGAGCATCATCTGATAGGAACAATGCGTGTGAAGGTCCACGCTGGACAGGAaggctgtttgtgtgggatGAGTCTagaaggaaaagaggaaaaagattTTAAATCCTGGATTTACTTCACGATGTAAAGAGTGTCACATTGACGCAAATCACAATGTTATTGTGTGTAATGTGACTGGAACAAAGTTGCAGCAGTGTAGATGAGGTGTGACCAATGATAACAGTGGAAGGAAACTGGCTTCACGGCCCAGCACACAATTATGGGTGTGCTATTGAGGGCCCAGTTACAAATACAACAATGATGTGTCGCAGTGTATCTAGTGTAAGCAAGAGAAGCGCAGCAGTGGGCGGTGTCACCGAAGTCGACTGAAATTCTGATTTCAGTCACGCTGGGTATCATGCACGTTTCTTCTGACGTGCAGCAATATGGTTTGTGCAATATGGGAGCTTTTGATGTTTTAGGTGAATTTGTATGAGTAtaacatgttttaataatatgAGATCAAGTGGCCTGTTTATGGCCTGTACTCACGTGTATCCAGCCCAGGGTGATGAGATCGTACTGGTCCTGTATGAGGAAGAGCTCCTCCTCGTTTTCTGTGTCACAATAGTCCGGTCCTCCGCACTGCTTTGGTATAATGACGTGGGTCACAGTAAATGCATTTCTGgtctgaaaccaagcagatgtATGGATTTATTACACTGTCTCAaaccatgtcatgttgttgcCACCATCTGCCAAAATAAACTATCCAACACATGTGTGATCAGAATCAACATAGCATTGACTGTTTGGCTGCTGGCAAAAATTCATGTTCGCAAAATAGACACAAAGTGATAAGTGCACACAATTACCCTCATGTTTCAAACAACAGCCACCACAGACCCAGGACTGCGATAAGTGTCAGATTATGCTCATCCTATGTGGGCTGGTATCATCTTATACAGTTACAATTACAATCTACAAATCCCCCTTTTTActctttattcatttaaaatccTAATTTGAAGAGGACAGATGACATGGATTTAATTATTTTGTTGCTTTCTCTAACAACATAGCAGCTCTGTTCCAGAGCCTTACCAGTTTGCCACACAGGATGCCACAGGTTTCTACAGCTCGGATTGTGTTGGCTTCGGCCAACCTCAGAAAGCTTCGGCACAGCTCAGCAGGAACAGCCAACTGCCGAAGGGCATCCACCATTGTATCTGTGAAAACCATGAAGATGAATAAAGAAAAGGTGAGTAGAAATATTTGATTCTTGTGATCGTCTAAAAAGCAGCATCGTGCAAACAGGAAATTAAGTAGGTCGGGGGAAAGAAATCAGCTCAGGGGAATAAGCACTCTAAAGTGGGAGTAGGGCTGTATTTAAATCCTCTGAGCACCAGACCCTCGTGTCAAAAACAGATTAACTCACTGTTGTTTCCAGGGCTGACCAGAGACCCAGGTTTAAGCGCCCGATCGAAGGTAGGGGGAGCTGTGGCAGGTGTGCTGTTAGAAGAAGGGGGGCGATTGTATTGATTGGTGATGCCAGACAAGTCCCCATGGCTCTGTGGGAGAGTGGGTGAGACAGTAGGTGGGCCCTGGATGCCAGGAATCAGAGGCGCATCAGGGGAGGGCGCAGAGGGTGTGGAGAACTCCAGAAGAACTCGCTGGCGttctttctccagctcctggcgGCGGATCATCTCCTCAAAGGCACTGAACTGCTCCTGCTCCCGCTGCCGTCGCTGCATCTCGGCCACACGTTCCCGCTCCGCATCTAGCGCTTGCTGTCGGGACTGCTCCTGTGCCAAGGCGTCTTCCTCCACCCTCTGAACATAACgcaaacacagaacacacagttGAGCAAGTGGGCTCCTCTTATTAGAAAAGTGTAACAAACAATGTGAGAGTGAAAGACTAGTCCTGGCTGAttatctttaatatttaataaagttCTCATTTTATTACCACCCTTATATGCTGTTGTCAGGGACATGTTATCCTGTAAGTATGGGAAACAAAACCGTCTCAGTTATTGAAATATTACCTTCTTGACAAGATACTGTTCATGCTCTTGCTCAAATCTTCTCAAAAGAGCTTTTTTCA
Above is a window of Betta splendens chromosome 9, fBetSpl5.4, whole genome shotgun sequence DNA encoding:
- the LOC114861886 gene encoding STAM-binding protein-like A isoform X1 — its product is MADHNDISLLPEERVRALTKKGSSVEVNDDVPPRRYFRSGMEMIRMANVYTEEGNIEHAFVLYNKYITLFIEKLPKHRDYKTANIPEKKDTLKKLKDVAFPQAEILKKALLRRFEQEHEQYLVKKRVEEDALAQEQSRQQALDAERERVAEMQRRQREQEQFSAFEEMIRRQELEKERQRVLLEFSTPSAPSPDAPLIPGIQGPPTVSPTLPQSHGDLSGITNQYNRPPSSNSTPATAPPTFDRALKPGSLVSPGNNNTMVDALRQLAVPAELCRSFLRLAEANTIRAVETCGILCGKLTRNAFTVTHVIIPKQCGGPDYCDTENEEELFLIQDQYDLITLGWIHTHPTQTAFLSSVDLHTHCSYQMMLPEAIAIVCSPKFNEIGYFRLTDRGTDEISTCKQKGFHPHSKEPPLFSHAGHVTITNDTVSVMDLR
- the LOC114861886 gene encoding STAM-binding protein-like A isoform X2 — translated: MADHNDISLLPEERVRALTKKGSSVEVNDDVPPRRYFRSGMEMIRMANVYTEEGNIEHAFVLYNKYITLFIEKLPKHRDYKTANIPEKKDTLKKLKDVAFPQAEILKKALLRRFEQEHEQYLVKKRVEEDALAQEQSRQQALDAERERVAEMQRRQREQEQFSAFEEMIRRQELEKERQRVLLEFSTPSAPSPDAPLIPGIQGPPTVSPTLPQSHGDLSGITNQYNRPPSSNSTPATAPPTFDRALKPGSLVSPGNNNTMVDALRQLAVPAELCRSFLRLAEANTIRAVETCGILCGKLTRNAFTVTHVIIPKQCGGPDYCDTENEEELFLIQDQYDLITLGWIHTHPTQTAFLSSVDLHTHCSYQMMLPEAIAIVCSPKFNEIGYFRLTDRGTDEISTCKQKGFHPHSKEPPLFSHAGHVTITNDTVSVMDLR